A DNA window from Rossellomorea marisflavi contains the following coding sequences:
- the glmS gene encoding glutamine--fructose-6-phosphate transaminase (isomerizing) — MCGIVGYIGNADTKEILLKGLEKLEYRGYDSAGIAVQNEEGIHVFKEKGRIADLRAVVDSSVESHTGIGHTRWATHGVPSHDNAHPHQSTSGRFTIVHNGVIENYSQLKREYLTEVNFVSETDTEVIVQLIDKLVSEGNDVTEAFRQTLMLLKGSYAIALLDAENEETIFVAKNKSPLLVGLGEGFNVVASDAMAMIQVTDQFVELMDKEMVIVSKEKVEIQNLIGEVMERAPYTAEIDSSDIEKGTYPHYMLKEIDEQPLVMRKIIQAYQDENGELHIDQPIVGAMKEADRIYIVACGTSYHAGLVGKQFIEKSANIPVEVHVASEFSYNMPLLSEKPLFIFISQSGETADSRAVLVKVKELGHQSLTITNVAGSTLSREADHTLLLHAGPEIAVASTKAYTAQLAVLAILGHTAGKAIGVQQGFDLVHDLGIVATAMEALCDTKEEFEAIAKEYLATTRNCFFIGRSMDYFVGLEGALKLKEISYIQAEGFAGGELKHGTIALIEEGTPIIALATQEEVNLGIRGNVKEVVARGANPCIISMKGLEDEEDRFVIPEVNPLLTPLISVIPLQLISYYAALHRDCDVDKPRNLAKSVTVE, encoded by the coding sequence ATGTGCGGAATTGTTGGATATATCGGAAATGCAGATACAAAGGAAATCTTGTTAAAAGGTCTTGAGAAGCTTGAGTACCGCGGATATGATTCTGCCGGTATCGCGGTTCAAAATGAAGAAGGCATCCACGTGTTCAAAGAAAAGGGACGTATCGCGGATCTTCGCGCAGTCGTAGACAGCAGCGTAGAAAGCCATACAGGGATCGGACATACGCGCTGGGCGACACATGGTGTGCCAAGCCACGATAATGCCCATCCTCACCAAAGCACGTCTGGACGCTTCACCATCGTTCATAACGGTGTCATCGAGAACTATTCACAGCTGAAACGTGAATACCTTACAGAAGTGAACTTCGTCAGTGAAACCGATACAGAGGTCATCGTACAGCTTATCGACAAACTCGTAAGCGAAGGAAACGATGTAACGGAAGCATTCCGTCAAACACTCATGCTCCTTAAAGGTTCTTATGCCATCGCCCTATTGGATGCCGAGAACGAAGAAACCATCTTCGTTGCCAAGAACAAGAGCCCGCTGCTCGTAGGTCTTGGAGAAGGCTTCAACGTCGTGGCAAGTGATGCCATGGCCATGATCCAGGTAACAGATCAATTCGTTGAACTGATGGACAAAGAAATGGTCATCGTATCCAAAGAAAAGGTCGAAATCCAGAACCTGATCGGTGAAGTGATGGAGCGTGCCCCGTACACAGCTGAGATCGATTCAAGCGATATCGAAAAGGGAACATACCCTCACTATATGCTCAAAGAAATCGATGAGCAGCCACTTGTGATGCGCAAGATCATCCAAGCATACCAGGATGAAAACGGAGAGCTTCACATTGATCAGCCGATCGTCGGGGCCATGAAGGAAGCAGACCGCATCTACATCGTAGCATGCGGAACAAGCTACCATGCAGGTCTTGTCGGGAAGCAGTTCATCGAGAAAAGCGCCAATATCCCTGTCGAAGTACATGTTGCCAGCGAATTCAGCTACAACATGCCGCTTCTATCGGAGAAGCCGCTCTTCATCTTCATCTCACAAAGTGGTGAAACAGCGGATAGCCGTGCCGTACTCGTCAAAGTGAAGGAATTGGGTCACCAATCCCTCACCATCACGAACGTAGCAGGCTCTACGCTTTCACGTGAAGCGGATCACACCCTTCTTCTTCACGCGGGTCCTGAAATCGCGGTTGCGTCTACCAAAGCGTACACAGCCCAGCTTGCAGTCCTTGCCATCCTTGGTCATACAGCAGGAAAAGCCATCGGCGTTCAACAAGGCTTCGACCTTGTCCACGACCTTGGAATCGTTGCTACTGCCATGGAAGCCCTCTGCGATACGAAAGAAGAGTTCGAAGCGATTGCCAAGGAATACCTTGCGACTACGCGCAACTGCTTCTTCATCGGACGCTCCATGGACTACTTCGTTGGACTTGAAGGTGCTCTTAAACTAAAAGAGATCTCCTACATCCAAGCCGAAGGATTCGCAGGAGGCGAGCTGAAGCACGGAACGATCGCCCTCATCGAAGAAGGCACACCGATCATCGCCTTGGCGACACAAGAAGAAGTAAACCTTGGAATCCGTGGAAACGTCAAAGAAGTCGTAGCCCGCGGAGCCAATCCTTGTATCATTTCCATGAAAGGCCTGGAAGACGAAGAAGACCGCTTCGTCATCCCAGAGGTGAACCCATTATTAACACCTCTTATCTCTGTCATCCCACTGCAGCTCATCTCTTACTACGCTGCCCTGCACCGCGACTGTGACGTCGATAAGCCGCGTAACCTGGCTAAATCTGTTACGGTTGAGTAA
- a CDS encoding cytidine deaminase, whose translation MNTLDLTPEDFELIESAKDKITMLYEDDKHHVAAALRTNSGDIVSAVHIEAYIGRVTVCAEAIAVGSAVSSGHKGFHTIVAVRHPYSDEVDRTIRVVSPCGMCRELIADYSPECLVILEVDGKLVKTRIGELIPLKYTRSST comes from the coding sequence ATGAATACACTAGATTTAACACCTGAGGACTTCGAACTGATCGAATCCGCCAAAGACAAGATCACCATGCTCTATGAAGATGATAAACACCACGTCGCAGCAGCCCTGCGTACGAATTCGGGTGATATCGTCTCTGCTGTACATATCGAAGCCTACATTGGACGTGTAACCGTGTGTGCCGAGGCAATCGCCGTGGGGAGTGCGGTCTCTTCCGGCCACAAGGGTTTCCATACCATCGTGGCTGTCCGGCACCCCTATTCCGACGAAGTTGATCGCACGATCCGTGTCGTGAGTCCATGCGGCATGTGCAGGGAATTGATCGCTGATTATTCACCCGAATGCTTGGTCATCCTGGAGGTGGACGGTAAGCTGGTGAAAACCAGGATTGGGGAGCTGATCCCATTGAAATATACAAGGTCATCTACGTAA
- a CDS encoding class I SAM-dependent methyltransferase translates to MDYYGELCTKVYESGKSIAEGEELAFYLSHVTEGMKVLEPMCGNGRMLIPFMQRGIDIEGFDISDEMLKLCVVKGNERGMEPRVFHQDMRHFNRQDTYDLIMIPFGSFSLLPEEIVPLCLRNLKESLRQGGRLLITAIIQQGADDCPEWKETNRLQDGKNTIIEYKRMTYDKDSRVLNSKLKYHLIHEGEVIKEELMDFPMRMYGVEECKELLHKSGFVNVIAHEVLDGYGKGNPFHVFEGTI, encoded by the coding sequence ATGGACTACTACGGGGAGCTTTGCACGAAGGTATACGAAAGCGGGAAGTCCATTGCTGAAGGGGAGGAGCTTGCCTTTTATCTATCCCATGTGACCGAAGGGATGAAGGTGCTGGAGCCTATGTGCGGAAACGGGCGGATGCTCATTCCTTTCATGCAGAGAGGGATCGATATTGAGGGCTTTGATATCTCGGATGAAATGCTGAAGTTATGCGTGGTGAAGGGGAATGAACGGGGTATGGAACCCCGTGTATTTCATCAAGATATGAGGCACTTCAACCGGCAAGATACTTATGATTTGATCATGATCCCATTCGGGTCGTTCTCCCTTCTTCCGGAAGAAATCGTCCCCCTGTGCCTGAGGAATTTAAAGGAGTCCCTAAGGCAGGGTGGTAGACTTCTGATCACGGCTATCATCCAGCAGGGGGCTGATGACTGCCCGGAGTGGAAGGAGACCAATAGACTTCAAGATGGAAAGAATACCATTATAGAATACAAGCGGATGACCTATGACAAGGACAGCAGGGTTCTGAATAGTAAGCTGAAGTATCACCTTATACATGAGGGAGAGGTAATCAAAGAAGAGCTGATGGATTTCCCGATGCGCATGTACGGAGTAGAAGAGTGTAAGGAATTGCTTCATAAAAGCGGGTTTGTGAACGTGATTGCCCATGAAGTGTTGGATGGGTACGGCAAAGGGAATCCATTTCACGTGTTTGAAGGCACCATATAG
- a CDS encoding GNAT family N-acetyltransferase — MHFTTDRLTVRPFTEDDIHDVFTIYQNEETCRYLLHGPWTTEDRVERFRKKLQNQALSSESGLSLAVVEGDKVIGDLSVCYTGMKDTVEIGYSFARETAGKGYATEALRGLVKRLFIEYDIHRIQATLDSRNQASARLCERIGMRKEAHFIQDYWNKGEWTDSFVYGMLMADLDPEM, encoded by the coding sequence ATGCATTTCACAACCGACCGACTCACCGTCAGACCGTTCACAGAGGATGACATCCACGATGTATTCACGATCTATCAAAATGAAGAAACATGTCGCTATCTTCTCCACGGCCCGTGGACCACGGAGGATAGGGTGGAGCGGTTCCGGAAGAAGCTCCAGAATCAAGCGCTCTCCAGTGAATCGGGCCTGAGCCTCGCCGTGGTCGAAGGGGACAAGGTCATCGGTGATCTGTCGGTATGTTACACCGGCATGAAGGACACGGTGGAGATCGGATACAGCTTTGCAAGGGAAACGGCAGGGAAAGGCTACGCAACGGAAGCACTCAGGGGGCTCGTAAAGCGACTTTTCATAGAATACGATATTCATAGGATCCAGGCGACCCTTGACAGCCGGAATCAAGCGTCGGCCAGGCTGTGCGAGCGGATTGGGATGAGGAAGGAAGCTCATTTCATACAGGACTACTGGAATAAGGGCGAGTGGACGGACAGTTTCGTGTACGGCATGCTGATGGCAGATCTTGATCCCGAGATGTGA
- a CDS encoding VOC family protein: MKKEKWNEELPVVQFRIARPTRKFAEVIRFYMEGIGLKKIGGFEAHNGYDGIMLGLPGHAYHLEFTTREDEGPCEAPTKDNLLVFYIPDGDRMEEIVSRLAEMGYDPVEPENPYWKEKGITIEDPEGWRVVLMNTEGIG, from the coding sequence ATGAAAAAAGAAAAATGGAATGAAGAGCTTCCAGTCGTCCAGTTCCGCATCGCGCGTCCAACCAGGAAGTTCGCCGAGGTCATACGTTTTTATATGGAAGGCATCGGGCTGAAGAAGATCGGCGGATTCGAGGCGCACAACGGGTATGACGGGATCATGCTCGGTCTCCCGGGGCATGCGTATCATCTGGAGTTCACGACCCGCGAAGACGAAGGGCCCTGTGAGGCACCGACAAAAGATAATCTCCTTGTGTTCTATATCCCGGATGGTGATCGAATGGAGGAGATTGTATCCAGACTTGCAGAAATGGGATACGATCCGGTGGAACCGGAGAATCCATACTGGAAGGAGAAGGGCATCACGATAGAGGATCCCGAGGGATGGCGAGTGGTGTTGATGAATACGGAAGGCATTGGGTGA
- a CDS encoding M50 family metallopeptidase has protein sequence MLENLIAYAVALFLFQPLNVLIHEYGHGFFVKIFGGRVTNIEVGTGEPLFRVGHVQVNKQFFISGMCRYEGTPEISKSRLKLSFIAIGGVLFNAVTITMLILVKVYTDHNHFLDGYYFGVTGMLILSALFPMTYSSGLYSDGKWLVTIWKKDSLSA, from the coding sequence ATGCTTGAAAACCTCATCGCCTATGCCGTCGCCCTCTTCCTTTTTCAACCCCTCAATGTCCTGATCCATGAGTACGGTCACGGTTTCTTTGTGAAGATATTCGGAGGTCGTGTGACAAACATCGAGGTTGGAACAGGTGAACCCCTCTTTCGGGTGGGACATGTACAAGTGAATAAACAATTTTTTATCTCAGGGATGTGCCGGTATGAAGGGACTCCGGAGATATCAAAAAGCCGTCTGAAGCTGTCCTTCATTGCCATCGGGGGCGTGCTGTTCAATGCAGTGACCATCACCATGCTCATCCTCGTTAAGGTGTATACCGATCATAACCACTTCTTGGATGGGTATTATTTCGGCGTGACGGGTATGCTCATTCTATCGGCCTTATTCCCAATGACGTATTCTTCAGGCTTATATAGTGACGGAAAATGGCTGGTGACCATTTGGAAGAAAGACTCTCTATCAGCATAA
- a CDS encoding HAD family hydrolase — protein MDSIIFDLDGTIWDPIDTVLEAWNRTIEEHDEAGHTMTRADFEGVMGLQVKEIEEKLFPDVDEEVRSRMLQACLEREEELLGKRGGRLYPDVENVLETLSRSYKLFIVSNCQDGYIETFYDYHKLERFFEDFENPGRTGLSKGENIKLIVERNNLKAPVYVGDTDGDRKAAESAGIPFVYAKYGFGHVEKHDEVLETFGDLVKLY, from the coding sequence ATGGATAGTATCATATTCGACCTGGACGGAACGATCTGGGATCCAATCGATACGGTTCTGGAAGCGTGGAATCGGACGATTGAGGAGCATGATGAAGCGGGACACACGATGACGCGTGCGGATTTTGAAGGGGTCATGGGTCTGCAGGTGAAAGAAATTGAGGAGAAGTTATTCCCGGACGTTGATGAAGAGGTGCGGTCGAGGATGTTACAGGCATGTCTGGAGCGGGAAGAAGAGCTTCTCGGTAAACGGGGAGGAAGGCTTTATCCGGATGTGGAGAATGTGCTTGAGACCCTGTCCCGTTCCTATAAGCTCTTCATCGTCAGCAACTGCCAGGACGGCTATATCGAAACGTTCTATGACTATCACAAACTCGAACGTTTCTTCGAAGACTTCGAGAATCCCGGACGTACGGGACTCAGTAAGGGAGAAAACATCAAGCTGATTGTAGAGAGGAACAACCTGAAAGCCCCGGTGTACGTCGGGGATACGGACGGAGACCGGAAAGCTGCTGAGTCTGCGGGAATCCCATTTGTTTATGCCAAATATGGATTCGGTCATGTAGAGAAGCATGATGAAGTGCTGGAGACGTTCGGGGATTTGGTGAAGCTGTATTAG
- a CDS encoding polysaccharide deacetylase family protein, whose protein sequence is MKRVILSALTLVLILLSSILIKDIVVAKSSGVGDKWIAFNQSESPLGGEAAKINKQEKPEKTKDTEKEQPADPEPKDDTDQQAQNDRQEATEPVEPAPDADAPEPDANQEEQATGKKIVYLTFDDGPNENTEGILEVLDRYDAKATFFMLEPNMKTYSTAIQDMVAAGHSVGMHGVSHDVKKIYQSKDSVVGEMKQGQATLQELTGVTSDLIRVPYGSVPNMTPAYRQAVNDAGFRLWDWDIDSEDWRFLSPAYVPNVMKQLEDYQYHETPRVILMHDKKTTLASLDQLLQQLTEQGYEMKALDQEMEPVTFKG, encoded by the coding sequence GTGAAACGGGTCATCTTGAGCGCACTGACCCTCGTACTTATCCTATTATCCAGTATATTGATCAAAGATATCGTGGTGGCCAAGAGCTCTGGGGTCGGAGACAAATGGATTGCCTTCAACCAATCGGAATCCCCCTTAGGTGGCGAAGCGGCCAAGATCAACAAACAGGAAAAACCGGAAAAGACCAAGGATACCGAAAAAGAACAGCCTGCTGATCCTGAACCGAAGGACGACACGGACCAGCAGGCACAGAATGATCGTCAAGAAGCCACGGAGCCTGTCGAACCAGCACCTGATGCCGATGCACCGGAACCAGACGCTAATCAAGAAGAACAAGCGACAGGGAAAAAGATCGTCTATCTGACATTCGATGACGGTCCGAATGAAAATACCGAAGGCATCCTTGAGGTGCTCGATCGTTACGATGCCAAAGCCACCTTCTTCATGCTTGAACCGAATATGAAGACATATAGCACTGCCATTCAGGATATGGTTGCTGCCGGTCATTCCGTCGGGATGCACGGCGTCAGCCATGATGTGAAGAAAATCTATCAATCCAAGGACAGCGTGGTAGGGGAAATGAAACAAGGGCAGGCGACACTTCAAGAACTCACCGGTGTAACCAGCGATCTCATCCGCGTCCCATACGGTTCTGTGCCGAATATGACACCTGCCTACCGACAGGCCGTGAACGATGCCGGCTTCCGACTGTGGGACTGGGATATCGACAGCGAAGACTGGCGCTTCCTGAGCCCCGCCTACGTCCCTAACGTGATGAAACAACTCGAAGACTATCAATATCACGAAACACCGAGGGTCATCCTCATGCACGACAAAAAGACGACCCTCGCTTCCCTTGACCAACTCCTTCAACAGCTGACCGAACAGGGCTATGAAATGAAGGCCCTCGATCAGGAGATGGAGCCTGTGACGTTCAAGGGGTAA
- a CDS encoding FG-GAP repeat domain-containing protein, which translates to MKRLMIQVVLILLICSGCSLFQSNSSLMKPPELPVQQQELKQAIGQYVPAQAEWLSPLEGGDTNRIIERDLDGDGEKELIVFYRMPDKTSQMEGIILENRKGKWEKKIHFSDLGRELQKVEFADLDGDGEDEVLIGFSYSNESSDKALLVFNVSGKKPEKLFESQYSAFFADDYDEDGTGELMLASLVPNQEHNVTLYSFQDKMEKVDELKLDPYVYPYYHTVAGNVTPSVKGAVLDSSVGAHSSTSFIVGVKDGKLKEVKPKGLTEEDLFRATAANSIDTNDDGIIEIPVLVEGSADKPYVDMPFISEYYQLKDDGEALFIESTYENVNYQYTWKLPDSWPDVEIDTSGDRRYVKFISKEDGSVLYDIYAVEKDKAIPDEGWNKLSESNQFIYLTKYSPERYPENFQAN; encoded by the coding sequence ATGAAGCGATTGATGATACAAGTGGTCCTTATACTATTGATATGCAGCGGATGCTCATTATTTCAATCGAATTCGTCGTTGATGAAGCCCCCTGAGCTCCCCGTCCAGCAGCAGGAGCTAAAGCAGGCGATCGGTCAGTATGTGCCGGCCCAGGCAGAGTGGCTCTCCCCTCTTGAAGGTGGCGACACAAACCGGATCATCGAACGGGATCTTGACGGGGACGGTGAGAAGGAGTTGATCGTCTTTTACCGGATGCCGGATAAAACGTCTCAGATGGAAGGGATCATCCTTGAGAATCGCAAGGGGAAATGGGAGAAGAAAATCCATTTCAGCGATCTTGGCAGGGAGCTGCAGAAGGTGGAGTTCGCGGATCTTGACGGAGATGGGGAGGATGAGGTCCTGATCGGGTTTTCCTATTCCAATGAGTCATCGGATAAAGCCCTCCTCGTCTTCAATGTGAGCGGAAAGAAGCCGGAGAAGCTGTTTGAATCTCAATACAGCGCCTTTTTTGCCGACGATTATGACGAAGATGGAACGGGTGAGCTGATGCTTGCGTCCCTTGTCCCGAACCAGGAACATAACGTCACCCTCTACTCGTTCCAGGACAAAATGGAAAAGGTCGATGAGCTCAAGCTGGACCCTTATGTATACCCTTATTATCATACGGTGGCGGGAAACGTCACTCCATCCGTAAAGGGAGCTGTCCTGGATTCCAGTGTGGGGGCGCACTCCTCCACCTCTTTCATCGTGGGGGTGAAAGACGGTAAGCTGAAGGAAGTGAAACCGAAGGGATTGACGGAAGAAGATCTCTTCAGGGCAACAGCGGCGAATAGTATCGATACGAATGATGACGGGATCATCGAAATCCCTGTGCTTGTCGAAGGAAGCGCAGACAAGCCGTATGTGGATATGCCGTTCATCAGTGAGTACTACCAGCTGAAGGATGACGGCGAAGCCCTCTTCATCGAAAGCACATATGAAAATGTGAACTATCAATATACATGGAAGCTCCCCGATTCGTGGCCGGATGTTGAAATCGACACGAGCGGAGACCGCCGGTACGTCAAATTCATCTCCAAGGAAGATGGCAGTGTCCTGTACGATATCTATGCCGTCGAGAAGGATAAGGCTATCCCCGATGAAGGGTGGAATAAATTGAGTGAAAGCAATCAATTCATCTACCTGACCAAGTATTCGCCAGAGCGGTACCCGGAAAACTTCCAAGCGAACTAA
- a CDS encoding response regulator transcription factor, with translation MKRIMIIEDEESIRGFIKVNLKRYGYEVLEAGSAEEGIELLKAQGADILLLDVMLPGMDGFEACGEIRKWNPAVGIIMLTAKVQEMDKVHGLMNGADDYVSKPFSPNELIARIESLFRRLRPAPVPKPVPDWFLDEKKRLFYVKGKEIDLSPVEYELVTGIIRKNGQAVSRNDLLDKVWGVNYMGDPKIVDVNIRRIRQKIEENPSNPRFLLTVWGFGYRWNEGREHGD, from the coding sequence ATGAAACGGATCATGATCATTGAAGATGAAGAATCGATCAGAGGATTCATCAAAGTCAATCTCAAACGATATGGATATGAGGTGCTCGAAGCAGGAAGTGCAGAAGAAGGAATCGAACTTCTGAAGGCACAGGGTGCGGATATCCTTCTCCTGGATGTCATGCTCCCTGGGATGGACGGGTTTGAAGCGTGCGGGGAAATCCGCAAGTGGAATCCGGCTGTCGGCATCATCATGCTGACGGCCAAGGTCCAGGAGATGGATAAAGTCCACGGGCTGATGAACGGGGCCGATGATTATGTGTCGAAGCCCTTCAGTCCGAACGAACTGATTGCGAGGATTGAATCTCTGTTCAGGAGACTCCGGCCAGCTCCAGTGCCGAAACCCGTGCCCGACTGGTTCCTTGATGAGAAGAAGCGGCTCTTCTATGTCAAGGGGAAGGAGATTGACCTTTCTCCCGTTGAATATGAGCTGGTCACCGGTATCATTAGGAAAAATGGACAGGCGGTGAGCCGGAACGATCTTCTGGACAAGGTGTGGGGTGTGAACTACATGGGCGACCCGAAGATCGTGGACGTGAACATCCGCAGGATCCGCCAGAAGATCGAGGAGAACCCGTCCAATCCACGCTTCCTCCTGACCGTTTGGGGCTTCGGATACAGATGGAATGAGGGCCGGGAACATGGGGATTAA
- a CDS encoding sensor histidine kinase — MGIKKRLLIQNLSIITLTILLFLGILISGIYHYYYSGTAEILKNHAENSAQFSKRYMDLSPYTIRDQVQDIQTNFSLPQAETQVISTDGKMLSSSEGFISHEKLDFPDIQDAFRKGEGTWMGTNPETDEHVLAVSIPLESDGKTVALLRFVSSLEPLDDNFKTILATLIGIGLSILLMVFVISTFFSRMITDPVVELTNASQKLAKGDLEARMTGTYKDEFRTLSQSFNDMGQELLKTEKLKNEFISSVSHELRTPLTSIKGWGETLLTGDMKDEEEMKTGLNIITNETDRLIAMVEELLDFSRYAKGTFEISPHPFPFHRLVQEVVLQLDKKRLAREMDIVLENGEPVNLEADEHRVRQVILNLLDNAIKYSAPGSTISIRYRRDQSNLVFEVEDEGVGIEKKHLQQVLTLFYKENEKSEGVGLGLAISKQIIELHGGQLYVRSEKNVGTVAGFTLPLNDKTQ; from the coding sequence ATGGGGATTAAAAAAAGGCTGCTGATCCAGAACCTGAGCATCATCACGCTGACGATCCTCCTCTTCCTCGGGATCCTCATATCTGGAATCTATCATTATTACTACAGCGGGACGGCAGAGATCCTGAAGAATCACGCTGAAAATTCAGCCCAGTTCTCAAAGAGGTACATGGATCTTTCCCCGTATACGATCAGGGATCAGGTGCAGGATATCCAGACGAATTTTTCCCTGCCCCAGGCCGAAACACAGGTGATCAGTACGGACGGGAAGATGCTGTCTTCCTCCGAAGGGTTCATCAGTCATGAAAAGCTCGACTTCCCTGATATTCAGGATGCCTTCAGGAAAGGGGAAGGGACGTGGATGGGGACGAACCCTGAGACGGACGAGCATGTGCTGGCCGTCTCGATCCCCCTGGAGTCTGATGGGAAAACGGTGGCCCTCCTGCGTTTCGTTTCATCCCTGGAACCGCTGGACGATAACTTCAAGACGATCCTCGCCACCTTGATCGGCATCGGACTCAGCATCCTCCTCATGGTGTTCGTGATCAGTACCTTCTTCTCGCGCATGATCACCGACCCCGTCGTGGAGCTGACGAACGCTTCGCAGAAGCTTGCAAAAGGAGACCTTGAAGCAAGAATGACGGGTACGTATAAAGATGAGTTCCGTACATTGAGCCAATCCTTCAATGATATGGGGCAGGAGTTGCTGAAGACGGAGAAGCTGAAGAATGAATTCATCTCCTCTGTCTCACATGAGCTCAGGACCCCCCTCACCTCGATTAAAGGATGGGGTGAAACCCTGCTGACAGGGGATATGAAAGATGAAGAAGAGATGAAGACGGGGCTCAACATCATCACAAATGAAACGGACCGCTTGATAGCCATGGTGGAGGAACTGCTGGACTTTTCACGTTATGCAAAGGGTACCTTTGAGATCTCACCGCACCCTTTCCCGTTTCATCGTCTGGTTCAGGAAGTGGTCCTTCAGCTCGATAAGAAGCGGCTGGCGAGGGAGATGGACATCGTATTGGAGAATGGCGAGCCGGTCAATCTGGAAGCAGATGAACACAGGGTCCGGCAGGTCATCTTGAATCTCCTTGATAATGCGATCAAATATTCAGCCCCGGGTTCGACAATCTCAATCCGCTATCGCCGTGATCAAAGCAACCTTGTGTTCGAGGTGGAGGATGAAGGTGTCGGGATCGAGAAGAAACATCTCCAACAGGTGCTGACCCTATTCTATAAAGAAAATGAAAAATCGGAGGGAGTCGGTCTTGGTCTTGCCATCAGCAAGCAGATCATCGAACTTCATGGTGGACAGCTTTATGTAAGAAGTGAGAAAAATGTCGGGACGGTTGCCGGATTCACCCTCCCCTTGAATGATAAAACACAGTAA
- a CDS encoding MFS transporter, which yields MTLLRNAYFRNFLIASTVLNIGRKLSWIALGWFVYQVTGSTVAVGMVISAATVSPLLSSILVGGMLDHFDRRTVMMWENVVRGGCLALIPLLYWLDVLSIWMIIVVVFVEGCLSSFTTIGTASILPEFLHKEDLETGNAVFTMTGQIGSLIGPALGGFSTALVGAPMTLLLNVICFLMAALLYLMIPPEAYHSSQTSSQTGARWKWRHFLRETKEGFTYILSYKILIVIALITLLFNFTYAPLEPMLPVFVDEIVKAGPGTLGTMWSFFAVGSFAGAILWVRLRRKFPYSYSLGLVILLWGLVPTSLSFHTHILIIYALMFLGGIVYAPFNIVSPTLRQQLVPNAMRGRVFGVYGLIAGIGFPIGVYAGGLLAELVGITQTILFSGVLTMTLGLVVAIHPILRFTDVSALDVPPSESSR from the coding sequence GTGACATTACTTAGAAATGCGTACTTCAGGAACTTTCTTATCGCTTCGACGGTTCTGAATATCGGCAGGAAATTATCGTGGATTGCATTGGGGTGGTTTGTTTATCAAGTAACCGGTTCAACCGTTGCCGTCGGAATGGTGATATCGGCGGCTACAGTCTCTCCATTATTATCGAGCATCCTGGTAGGGGGAATGTTAGATCATTTCGACCGGAGGACCGTTATGATGTGGGAAAATGTCGTGAGAGGCGGATGTTTAGCTCTTATCCCTCTTCTCTATTGGCTCGATGTCCTTTCCATCTGGATGATCATCGTGGTGGTTTTTGTGGAGGGATGTCTCTCATCCTTCACGACCATAGGCACCGCATCTATCCTTCCTGAATTTCTTCATAAGGAGGATTTGGAAACAGGGAACGCGGTTTTTACGATGACCGGCCAAATCGGGTCATTGATCGGACCGGCGCTGGGAGGATTCAGTACCGCTCTGGTAGGGGCCCCGATGACTTTATTGCTTAATGTCATCTGTTTTTTGATGGCAGCCCTATTGTATCTTATGATTCCGCCTGAAGCCTATCACAGCAGTCAAACAAGTTCTCAGACGGGAGCGAGATGGAAATGGCGTCATTTCCTAAGGGAAACCAAGGAAGGGTTCACCTATATCCTCTCTTATAAGATCCTCATCGTCATTGCCTTGATCACGTTACTCTTTAATTTCACCTATGCCCCTTTAGAACCGATGCTTCCTGTCTTCGTCGATGAGATCGTCAAAGCAGGGCCGGGCACGTTAGGAACAATGTGGTCATTTTTTGCGGTAGGGTCCTTTGCCGGGGCGATCCTATGGGTCAGACTGAGAAGGAAATTCCCGTATTCCTATTCACTCGGACTGGTCATCTTATTATGGGGACTCGTACCGACAAGCTTAAGTTTTCACACACACATCTTGATCATCTACGCCCTTATGTTTTTGGGCGGCATCGTTTATGCGCCTTTCAATATTGTGTCACCGACCCTCCGTCAACAGCTTGTACCCAATGCGATGAGGGGCCGGGTATTCGGAGTGTATGGATTGATTGCAGGGATCGGCTTCCCGATCGGGGTCTATGCAGGGGGACTCCTGGCTGAGCTGGTTGGTATTACGCAGACGATTCTGTTCAGTGGCGTACTGACCATGACTCTTGGCCTTGTTGTGGCCATTCACCCCATTTTACGATTCACGGATGTCAGTGCCCTCGATGTGCCCCCATCTGAATCAAGCCGGTAG